A stretch of Carnobacterium iners DNA encodes these proteins:
- a CDS encoding metal-sulfur cluster assembly factor yields the protein MEKDSSLWKEEEAVEIKERIIAALEQVIDPELGIDIVNLGLVYNVHLYENGFCQIDLTLTTMGCPLVDVITDDIIHALKTVPEVTSSEVKLVWYPAWDTTKMSRYARIALGIR from the coding sequence AAAGATAGCTCATTATGGAAAGAAGAAGAAGCAGTAGAAATAAAGGAACGTATCATTGCTGCTTTAGAACAAGTGATAGATCCAGAACTGGGAATTGATATTGTCAATCTAGGTCTGGTCTACAATGTTCATTTATATGAAAATGGCTTTTGCCAAATCGATTTGACCTTAACAACAATGGGTTGTCCTCTTGTTGATGTCATTACAGACGATATTATACATGCCTTGAAAACCGTACCAGAAGTTACTTCTTCCGAAGTAAAACTAGTCTGGTATCCTGCATGGGATACGACCAAAATGAGTCGTTATGCACGAATTGCATTAGGAATAAGATAA